The proteins below are encoded in one region of Candidatus Omnitrophota bacterium:
- a CDS encoding V-type ATP synthase subunit D, with the protein MSKIRLTKNELKGQKESLVRFRRYLPMLILKKKQFQLEIIKLYQAIKDLAGQTESLRNQVLRWVDVFAQEVPVEEFLKVAKIKTVTDNVAGIDIPVFSGVDFSEKEYDLLLTPLWVDSAIEALKETIILKAKMLIYHQQMEILKEELRIATQRVNLFEKVKIPESKENIRVIQIYLGELQTAGVVRGKIAKAKLERKKELVNS; encoded by the coding sequence ATGAGTAAGATTAGACTAACTAAGAATGAATTGAAAGGTCAAAAGGAATCTTTAGTCAGGTTCAGGCGCTATCTGCCGATGCTAATTCTAAAGAAAAAGCAGTTTCAGCTTGAAATTATTAAATTGTATCAGGCGATTAAAGATTTAGCCGGTCAGACAGAGAGTTTAAGAAATCAGGTCTTGCGCTGGGTTGATGTTTTTGCTCAAGAAGTTCCTGTTGAGGAATTTTTAAAGGTAGCTAAGATAAAAACTGTTACTGATAACGTTGCCGGAATAGATATACCGGTTTTTTCAGGAGTTGATTTTAGCGAGAAAGAATACGACTTATTACTTACCCCATTATGGGTTGATTCTGCTATTGAGGCCTTAAAAGAAACGATAATCCTAAAAGCAAAGATGTTAATTTATCATCAGCAGATGGAGATTTTAAAAGAGGAGCTAAGGATTGCCACTCAAAGGGTAAATTTGTTTGAGAAAGTAAAAATTCCTGAGAGTAAAGAAAATATTCGAGTTATTCAAATATATCTAGGTGAATTACAAACCGCGGGAGTAGTTAGAGGTAAGATTGCTAAAGCTAAATTGGAGCGTAAAAAGGAATTAGTTAATTCATGA
- a CDS encoding V-type ATP synthase subunit B codes for MEKVHNKILSVSGNVITVKAKGIAYEELAEVRSASRSSLAQVIKLEGDIVSLQVFSGSRGVSTKDEVRFLGHPMQVAFSENMLGRIFDGSGQPRDKGPALIENLIEISGPAVNPAKRIIPERMIRTNIPMIDVFNSLVVSQKLPIFSVSGEPYNELLARIAMQAEVDMIILGGIGLKFDQYMFFKNTLEEAGSLSRSIFFVHTASDPVVEGLMVPDLSLAVAEKFALAGKDVLVLLTDMTNFADALKEIAITMEQVPSNRGYPGDLYTQLARRYEKAVDFENAGSITVLAVTTMPGDDVTHPVPDNTGYITEGQFYLRGGRIEPFGSLSRLKQQVNDKSRKDHRAIMDGMIQLYAQYRESEEKRAMGFRMSEWDKKLLKYGKLFESQMMDLSVKISLEDALDQGWKILADCFEPKETSFRSELLDEFWPKQLSNKR; via the coding sequence ATGGAAAAAGTTCATAATAAAATACTGAGTGTTTCCGGAAATGTTATCACTGTAAAGGCTAAGGGAATTGCCTATGAGGAGTTAGCTGAAGTACGAAGCGCTAGCAGGTCATCTTTGGCTCAGGTAATAAAATTGGAAGGAGACATTGTATCTTTACAGGTTTTTTCAGGAAGTCGAGGGGTTTCTACTAAAGATGAGGTGCGGTTCTTAGGGCATCCGATGCAAGTTGCCTTTTCGGAAAATATGCTGGGAAGAATATTTGACGGTTCAGGTCAACCTCGCGACAAAGGACCTGCCTTGATTGAGAACCTAATTGAAATTTCCGGGCCAGCAGTTAATCCGGCTAAAAGAATAATTCCCGAACGGATGATTCGGACGAATATCCCGATGATTGATGTATTTAATTCTTTGGTGGTTTCTCAGAAGCTGCCGATTTTTTCAGTGTCCGGTGAGCCTTACAATGAATTGTTAGCTAGAATTGCCATGCAGGCTGAAGTAGACATGATTATTTTAGGGGGGATTGGTCTTAAGTTTGATCAATATATGTTTTTTAAAAATACTTTAGAAGAAGCCGGGTCTCTTTCCCGTTCGATATTCTTTGTGCATACTGCTTCTGATCCGGTAGTCGAAGGATTAATGGTGCCGGATTTAAGCTTAGCCGTGGCTGAAAAATTTGCTTTGGCCGGAAAAGATGTCCTAGTTCTTCTTACTGACATGACTAACTTTGCCGATGCTTTAAAGGAGATTGCCATTACCATGGAGCAAGTTCCTTCAAATCGGGGTTATCCCGGAGATCTTTATACTCAGCTAGCCAGAAGGTATGAGAAGGCAGTTGACTTTGAAAACGCCGGCTCAATCACGGTTTTAGCGGTGACTACGATGCCTGGAGATGATGTAACTCATCCGGTTCCCGATAATACCGGATACATTACCGAGGGTCAGTTTTATTTACGCGGCGGGCGGATCGAACCTTTTGGTTCTCTAAGCCGCTTAAAACAGCAAGTTAACGATAAGAGTCGAAAAGACCATCGGGCGATTATGGATGGGATGATCCAGCTATATGCTCAATATCGAGAAAGTGAAGAGAAACGAGCCATGGGCTTTCGGATGAGCGAGTGGGATAAAAAACTTCTTAAATATGGTAAGTTGTTTGAATCTCAGATGATGGACCTATCAGTAAAAATATCTTTAGAAGATGCACTCGATCAAGGCTGGAAGATTCTGGCTGATTGTTTTGAACCTAAGGAAACATCTTTCCGCAGCGAGTTATTAGATGAATTCTGGCCTAAACAGCTTTCCAATAAACGATGA
- a CDS encoding V-type ATP synthase subunit A — MSQRLGKITLVQGNMITVECDSDIVQNEVGYCLLGEPKGKASSTERLMAEVIKINGDSAYMQVFEDTKGIRIGDRVEFSGQMLSVQLGPGLLGQIFDGLQNPLPELAKKCGFFLPRGLQIEALDSNKKWEFKPLVKAKKIKVTKGSILGVVPEGIFKHYIMVPFYLNDEYTVEEIAAEGSYKTKDTIAKLKSPNGEIIDLTMVFKWPIKIPIFAYLEKLTPQEPLITKARIIDSLFPVAKGGTFCIPGPFGSGKTVLQQLTSRYAEIDVVIVAACGERAGEVVETLRKFPELVDPRTNKPLIERTIIICNTSSMPVSARDASVYTATTLGEYYRQMGLDVLLLADSTSRWAQAMREVSGRLEEIPGEEAYPAYLESRIAEFYERSGVVKLRNGQKGSLTIGGTVSPAGGNFEEPVTQATLKVVGAFHGLSRDRANARRFPSIDPLTSWSRYQGFIDSELVKKAKAILASGNEVAQMMKVVGEEGTSMEDFILHLKAEFIDNVYLQQNGFDEVDAATSLGRQKYVFAKLCNLLDQEFEFEHKEKARNFFYELRQLFIDLNYKQQESAEFKQQEQVIEKFVETKMGKDGKSS; from the coding sequence ATGAGCCAGCGTTTGGGAAAAATTACTCTTGTTCAGGGCAATATGATTACTGTTGAATGCGATAGCGATATTGTTCAAAACGAAGTCGGCTATTGTTTGCTAGGTGAGCCTAAAGGAAAGGCTTCATCTACTGAGCGTTTGATGGCTGAAGTTATAAAAATAAACGGAGACAGTGCCTATATGCAGGTGTTTGAAGACACTAAAGGGATACGAATTGGAGATAGAGTAGAATTTTCCGGTCAGATGCTTTCGGTTCAACTAGGTCCTGGGCTTTTGGGCCAGATTTTCGACGGGCTGCAAAATCCTTTGCCGGAGTTAGCCAAAAAGTGCGGTTTTTTCCTTCCCCGGGGTTTGCAAATCGAGGCTTTGGATTCAAATAAGAAATGGGAGTTCAAACCTTTGGTTAAGGCTAAAAAAATTAAAGTAACCAAAGGCAGCATTTTAGGTGTTGTTCCGGAAGGGATATTTAAACATTATATTATGGTGCCTTTTTATCTTAATGATGAGTATACGGTTGAGGAAATAGCCGCCGAAGGCAGCTATAAAACCAAAGATACGATTGCTAAATTAAAAAGCCCTAATGGTGAAATTATAGATTTGACTATGGTGTTTAAATGGCCGATAAAGATTCCTATTTTTGCTTATCTTGAAAAACTTACTCCTCAGGAACCATTGATTACCAAGGCTCGGATAATAGATAGTTTATTTCCAGTGGCCAAAGGCGGAACTTTTTGTATTCCCGGTCCCTTTGGTTCGGGAAAGACTGTTCTTCAGCAGCTTACTAGTCGCTATGCTGAGATAGATGTGGTTATCGTGGCTGCTTGCGGTGAAAGAGCTGGAGAAGTAGTTGAGACTTTAAGAAAGTTTCCTGAGCTTGTTGACCCGCGGACTAATAAACCATTAATTGAGCGTACGATTATAATTTGTAATACTTCTTCAATGCCAGTTTCAGCCCGTGATGCTTCAGTTTATACTGCTACAACTCTAGGTGAGTATTACCGTCAGATGGGCCTAGATGTTTTGCTGTTAGCTGATTCAACTTCACGCTGGGCTCAGGCTATGCGGGAGGTTTCCGGACGATTGGAGGAAATCCCCGGTGAGGAAGCTTACCCGGCTTATTTAGAGTCTCGAATCGCTGAGTTTTATGAACGCTCAGGGGTAGTTAAATTGAGAAATGGTCAAAAAGGGAGTTTGACTATTGGCGGAACCGTTTCTCCGGCTGGAGGTAATTTTGAAGAGCCGGTTACTCAAGCAACGCTTAAGGTGGTTGGTGCTTTTCATGGTCTTTCTCGCGATCGAGCTAATGCTCGTCGGTTTCCTTCAATCGACCCTCTGACTAGTTGGTCGCGCTATCAGGGTTTTATCGATTCGGAGTTAGTTAAAAAAGCTAAAGCTATATTAGCCAGCGGCAATGAGGTTGCTCAGATGATGAAAGTAGTTGGCGAAGAAGGAACTTCGATGGAAGACTTTATTCTCCATTTAAAGGCAGAGTTTATTGATAATGTTTATTTGCAACAGAATGGTTTTGATGAGGTGGATGCTGCAACTAGCCTAGGTCGGCAAAAATATGTTTTTGCTAAACTTTGTAATCTATTAGATCAAGAGTTTGAATTTGAGCATAAAGAAAAAGCCCGTAACTTTTTTTATGAGTTAAGGCAGTTATTTATTGATTTGAATTATAAACAGCAAGAGTCAGCCGAATTTAAGCAGCAAGAACAGGTGATTGAAAAGTTTGTTGAAACCAAAATGGGTAAAGATGGAAAAAGTTCATAA
- a CDS encoding DUF2764 domain-containing protein, producing the protein MDKYYYFVSQLPSLQFNQKAQTDRASFLEEAKKWLTDPEFKVISRIDIDDFFETSGGPQVLSDYGSFEKALRNEIALVRKAKKENKSYQPKAEIAKAISGQPLEVEINLLELRWKFIEERALEHNFDLASLILYFLKLQIVERIFSFDKGKGTVRFDQLTGVKL; encoded by the coding sequence ATGGATAAATATTATTATTTTGTATCTCAGCTGCCCAGCCTTCAATTCAATCAAAAAGCCCAGACTGACCGAGCCTCTTTTTTGGAAGAGGCTAAGAAGTGGTTAACCGATCCGGAGTTTAAAGTTATCAGTCGGATAGATATTGATGATTTTTTTGAAACTAGCGGCGGGCCACAAGTTTTAAGTGATTATGGGAGTTTTGAGAAAGCCCTGCGTAACGAGATTGCTTTAGTGCGAAAAGCTAAAAAGGAAAATAAAAGCTATCAACCCAAAGCGGAAATAGCTAAGGCTATCTCCGGGCAGCCACTAGAGGTTGAAATTAATTTGCTTGAACTTAGGTGGAAGTTTATTGAAGAAAGGGCCTTAGAACATAACTTTGATTTAGCCAGTCTTATTTTATATTTTTTAAAATTACAAATTGTAGAGCGAATTTTTAGTTTTGATAAAGGAAAAGGCACTGTTCGCTTTGATCAATTGACTGGGGTGAAACTATGA
- a CDS encoding DivIVA domain-containing protein, whose product MDIKLDSLIARIKKDGLDEAQKISKDMVAKAQAEADTIIEKAEREAENIVSQGKAQASKLKANTEDALKQAARDFLLSLKNEVNGLLAGLLKQKVAGELKPEFMAKLIVKIVENWTKDKEVALEVLVSEQDKRKLESLLDEELRAKAKGKIEIKINKNINRGFRIGIKGQDLYYDFTDETIGEALRSFLNPAIGAMLDTK is encoded by the coding sequence ATGGATATAAAACTGGATAGTCTAATTGCTAGAATTAAAAAAGATGGGCTGGATGAGGCTCAAAAAATCTCTAAAGATATGGTGGCTAAGGCTCAGGCTGAAGCAGATACAATTATCGAGAAGGCTGAGCGAGAGGCTGAAAATATAGTTTCACAAGGTAAAGCTCAAGCCAGTAAGCTTAAAGCTAATACTGAGGATGCCTTAAAGCAGGCGGCCAGAGATTTCTTACTAAGCCTTAAAAACGAAGTTAATGGTTTGCTGGCGGGGTTGCTTAAGCAGAAAGTAGCCGGAGAGCTCAAACCGGAGTTTATGGCTAAACTGATTGTAAAAATAGTCGAGAATTGGACCAAGGATAAAGAAGTGGCCTTGGAAGTTTTAGTAAGCGAGCAAGACAAACGGAAATTGGAAAGTTTGCTCGATGAAGAGTTAAGAGCTAAGGCTAAGGGAAAAATAGAAATAAAAATTAATAAAAATATCAATAGGGGATTTCGCATCGGTATAAAGGGTCAGGATTTGTATTATGATTTTACTGATGAAACTATTGGGGAAGCTTTGAGAAGTTTTCTAAACCCGGCTATCGGCGCAATGCTTGATACTAAATAA
- the pyrF gene encoding orotidine-5'-phosphate decarboxylase, producing the protein MSRPWSKLIVALDLTSQSQIRKAIRVLSPKVKIFKIGLIAYTRFGPKIVKAVAKRGAKVFLDFKLYDIPNTMVETAKAFVDLGVWAFTVHLKAGEEAISFLKREIKKEARRKKKRAPLVIGVTELTSKQSSIDKVLKLAKVAKQAGVDGVVCSVWEAKKIKQKFGLITITPGIRPKKTSDDQKRVATVTDALKNKVDYFVVGRPIVAKKNYLAAAEEVLRG; encoded by the coding sequence TTGTCTAGACCTTGGAGTAAACTAATTGTTGCTTTAGATTTAACTTCGCAAAGTCAGATAAGGAAAGCAATTAGAGTGCTTTCTCCGAAAGTTAAAATATTTAAAATTGGCTTAATTGCTTATACTAGATTTGGGCCAAAAATTGTTAAGGCGGTTGCTAAAAGAGGCGCTAAGGTTTTTTTAGATTTTAAGCTATATGATATCCCGAACACCATGGTTGAGACGGCCAAGGCTTTTGTTGATTTGGGAGTTTGGGCTTTTACAGTACACTTAAAGGCCGGAGAAGAAGCAATAAGTTTTTTAAAGCGAGAGATTAAGAAAGAGGCTCGGCGCAAAAAAAAGAGAGCGCCTTTAGTTATTGGAGTTACCGAATTAACTTCCAAACAGAGCTCAATTGATAAAGTTTTAAAGTTAGCTAAGGTGGCTAAACAAGCTGGAGTTGACGGCGTGGTTTGTAGTGTTTGGGAGGCAAAAAAAATAAAGCAAAAGTTTGGGTTGATTACGATAACTCCGGGGATAAGACCAAAGAAAACTAGTGATGATCAAAAAAGGGTGGCTACAGTAACCGATGCCCTTAAAAATAAGGTCGATTATTTTGTGGTTGGTAGGCCAATAGTAGCTAAGAAAAATTACTTGGCTGCAGCTGAGGAAGTCTTAAGGGGTTAA
- a CDS encoding dihydroorotate dehydrogenase — protein sequence MNLKVKLGKLVLDTPFVCASGTFGYGEELKRLADFKAIGAITTKTITLSAREGNPPPRIYETEFGVMNSIGLENPGLDVFIKEKLPLINKLATKCIVSIGGFSDQEYSQCLKKLDKQKGICAFELNLSCPNLQLKKLVSQSPQSTYRLTKALRKLTKKPLIVKITPEVTDIVEVAKAVKSGGADAVALINTFFSMAINIETKKPYLGNIYGGYSGRAIKPMALYRVWKVAKNVKIPIIGGGGIETASDVVEFILAGADAVSLGTVNLVEPNAAKNILAGLKKYLERKKLKDLKSLKGGLIV from the coding sequence ATGAATTTAAAGGTAAAATTAGGCAAATTGGTTTTGGATACCCCCTTCGTATGTGCTTCAGGAACCTTTGGCTATGGTGAAGAATTAAAACGATTAGCCGATTTTAAGGCCATTGGTGCAATTACGACCAAGACCATAACTCTTTCTGCTCGAGAAGGTAACCCACCGCCAAGGATTTATGAAACCGAATTTGGGGTAATGAATTCGATCGGCCTTGAAAATCCCGGCCTTGATGTATTTATTAAAGAAAAACTCCCTTTAATCAACAAGTTAGCCACTAAGTGTATTGTTAGCATTGGAGGATTTTCGGATCAAGAGTATTCGCAGTGCTTAAAGAAGCTTGATAAACAAAAGGGCATTTGTGCTTTTGAATTAAATTTATCTTGTCCTAATTTACAGTTGAAAAAATTAGTTTCCCAAAGCCCCCAAAGTACTTATAGGCTAACTAAGGCTTTGCGAAAATTAACTAAAAAACCTTTGATTGTCAAAATTACCCCGGAGGTAACCGATATTGTTGAGGTTGCTAAGGCGGTTAAGAGCGGTGGCGCTGATGCAGTAGCTCTAATTAATACTTTTTTCTCGATGGCTATCAATATTGAAACCAAAAAGCCGTATTTAGGGAATATCTACGGAGGCTACTCGGGAAGAGCAATCAAACCAATGGCTTTGTACCGAGTTTGGAAGGTAGCCAAAAATGTAAAGATACCGATCATCGGTGGTGGAGGCATTGAAACAGCTAGTGATGTAGTAGAGTTTATTTTAGCTGGCGCCGACGCAGTAAGTTTAGGGACAGTAAATTTAGTTGAGCCTAACGCCGCTAAAAATATTCTTGCTGGGTTAAAAAAATATCTGGAGAGAAAGAAGTTAAAAGATTTAAAAAGTTTAAAAGGAGGATTAATTGTCTAG
- a CDS encoding sulfotransferase family protein codes for MLISKNRRFIFIHIYKNAGTSITKALMPFTMNKLQRSRLGQQLKRLHIPYFEPRSYPTHINASELITEIGKNVFNSFFSFAIVRNPWDWQVSLYHYTLKDTSHFQHQLFKNFRNFDEYIRWRCAEEVRFQKDFIYSKDGTLLVNFVGRFEKIDTDFKTICSHIGVSASLPKLNVSNTKPYQQFYNEETKNLVRQTFAADIALFGYDF; via the coding sequence ATGTTAATATCGAAAAATCGACGATTCATTTTTATACATATTTATAAAAACGCAGGCACAAGTATAACGAAAGCTCTTATGCCATTTACTATGAATAAATTGCAACGTAGTAGATTGGGTCAACAATTAAAAAGGCTCCACATACCATATTTCGAACCGCGGTCTTATCCAACCCACATCAATGCTTCAGAACTTATCACAGAAATAGGAAAAAATGTTTTTAATTCCTTTTTCTCTTTTGCTATTGTTCGGAACCCTTGGGATTGGCAAGTCTCGCTTTACCATTATACGCTAAAAGACACCAGCCATTTTCAGCACCAACTATTCAAAAACTTCAGAAACTTTGACGAATACATCAGATGGCGGTGTGCGGAGGAAGTTAGATTTCAAAAAGATTTTATCTATTCAAAAGATGGCACGCTGCTTGTAAACTTTGTAGGCAGATTCGAAAAGATAGATACTGACTTTAAAACCATATGCTCCCACATTGGAGTTTCGGCATCACTCCCAAAACTCAATGTTTCTAATACAAAGCCCTATCAACAATTCTACAACGAAGAAACAAAAAATCTTGTAAGGCAAACCTTCGCTGCCGATATCGCTCTTTTTGGATACGACTTTTGA
- a CDS encoding dihydroorotate dehydrogenase electron transfer subunit has product MNHKAKQFKVKVKEIKKIKSDIFLMSFSSAYLAKVAQPGQFLHIKVESVILRRPFSIHKIEKGKTKVLFRVRGRGTKKLSQSKKGIALDMIGPLGEGFKLSRKRVAREKKQSILLAGGIGVAPLVYLAQKLPKGDNKVLLGSKTKKDIVAEAEFKKLGFKSYVSTDDGSSGKKGTVVDLLETVLKGTKLAKETTVFACGPKEMLFEIAKVLKKYPKVNCQVSFEQFMGCGLGICCACVIKTKQGYRKVCKDGPVFNIKDIV; this is encoded by the coding sequence ATGAATCACAAAGCTAAACAATTTAAAGTAAAGGTTAAGGAGATTAAAAAGATAAAAAGTGATATTTTTTTGATGAGCTTTTCCTCTGCCTATCTGGCTAAAGTGGCCCAGCCCGGCCAGTTTTTACACATAAAGGTTGAATCAGTAATTCTAAGACGTCCTTTTAGTATTCATAAGATTGAAAAAGGTAAAACGAAAGTGCTTTTTAGAGTGCGCGGCCGCGGAACAAAAAAACTTTCCCAAAGCAAAAAAGGCATAGCTTTAGATATGATTGGCCCCCTAGGGGAAGGCTTTAAGTTAAGCAGAAAGAGGGTGGCCAGAGAGAAGAAACAAAGCATTCTTCTGGCCGGAGGAATTGGCGTTGCCCCTTTAGTTTATTTGGCTCAAAAGCTTCCCAAGGGAGACAATAAAGTTCTTCTTGGGTCAAAAACCAAGAAGGACATTGTGGCAGAGGCTGAATTTAAAAAACTAGGGTTTAAGAGTTATGTTTCTACTGATGATGGTTCCAGCGGCAAAAAAGGAACTGTGGTCGATTTATTAGAAACTGTTTTGAAAGGTACCAAACTAGCTAAAGAAACTACTGTTTTTGCTTGCGGTCCTAAAGAGATGCTTTTTGAGATAGCTAAGGTTTTAAAAAAGTACCCTAAAGTTAATTGCCAAGTTTCTTTTGAACAGTTTATGGGTTGTGGTTTAGGTATTTGTTGCGCTTGCGTTATCAAAACAAAACAAGGCTACAGAAAGGTTTGCAAAGACGGTCCGGTTTTCAATATAAAAGATATTGTTTGA
- the pabB gene encoding aminodeoxychorismate synthase component I, translated as MSFDQLSEDYLRKLLENQNAPYVFLESLRLDKENQGSFLFSDFVDIVSFNRDDDLDEFFNKIENYLDKGYWLSGYFSYEFGYFLEPALASLTKKSNEPLAWLGVCKKPKTIFGQDRMTRGKRTEIFSEPLRQGQAKNLRANISRKQYLKQINKIKRYLAEGLTYQVNFTFKIKFDLQVDFLNCYFDLRRSQPTAYAGVINAGSNKVISLSPELFFRVKDRKIIVRPMKGTIKRGLTLLEDERLRTSLTKSDKIKSENIMIVDLLRNDLGRVADSVSATRLFEIEKHRTLYQMTSTIQARLKNNLKQKELFSALFPCGSVTGAPKIKTMQLIHELEKEPRGVYTGAIGYISPQRDSCFNVAIRTLSLEGQRGEIGIGGGVVYDSVGSSEYEEALLKTKFFIEGLAKFELIETLLLVNGNYHFLKLHLARLKKSSEYFLVPLDIRKAKDQLEKVTSTANGEFKVRLSVSLQGEVRVRKELLKKIVCPVKVKISRSRTDSSDVYLYHKTTKRKLYDQERLEASRKGFFEVIFLNTRGELTEGAISNIFILKKGQLYTPALKSGLLPGVLREHLLKKERAKEKVLYLKDFVEADKVYIGNSLRGLLEAEVVIPDKLVKAIEKTQVS; from the coding sequence ATGAGCTTTGATCAACTTTCCGAAGATTATCTAAGAAAATTATTAGAAAATCAAAATGCGCCCTATGTGTTTTTAGAGAGCCTACGTTTAGATAAGGAAAACCAAGGTTCATTTTTGTTCTCTGATTTTGTGGATATAGTCAGTTTTAATCGTGACGATGATCTAGATGAATTTTTTAATAAAATAGAGAATTATTTAGATAAAGGTTATTGGCTTTCGGGTTATTTTTCTTATGAGTTTGGATATTTTTTAGAACCAGCTCTTGCTTCTTTGACTAAAAAGAGCAACGAGCCTTTGGCTTGGTTGGGGGTTTGCAAAAAACCAAAAACCATCTTTGGCCAAGATAGGATGACTCGGGGTAAACGGACAGAAATTTTTTCTGAACCATTACGTCAAGGCCAAGCAAAAAATCTACGGGCGAATATCAGTCGCAAGCAATACTTAAAACAGATAAATAAGATAAAGCGATATCTAGCTGAAGGTCTAACCTATCAAGTTAATTTTACTTTTAAGATTAAATTTGATTTGCAAGTTGACTTTTTAAATTGCTATTTTGATTTGCGCCGGTCTCAGCCTACCGCTTATGCCGGGGTAATTAACGCTGGAAGTAATAAGGTTATTTCTTTGTCACCAGAACTTTTTTTTAGGGTTAAGGATCGAAAAATAATTGTTAGGCCAATGAAGGGGACTATCAAGAGAGGGTTAACTTTGTTGGAGGATGAAAGACTAAGGACGAGTTTAACAAAAAGCGATAAAATAAAATCTGAAAATATAATGATTGTTGATCTATTACGTAATGATTTAGGAAGAGTTGCCGACTCGGTGTCAGCAACGAGACTTTTTGAAATAGAAAAGCACCGTACTCTTTATCAAATGACCTCAACTATTCAAGCGCGACTCAAGAATAACCTTAAGCAGAAAGAATTGTTTTCGGCTCTTTTTCCCTGTGGTTCAGTTACCGGAGCTCCGAAGATAAAAACTATGCAGTTGATTCATGAGTTGGAAAAAGAACCCCGCGGCGTATATACTGGGGCTATTGGTTATATTTCACCTCAAAGAGATAGTTGTTTTAATGTAGCAATAAGAACACTTAGCTTGGAAGGACAGCGAGGGGAAATTGGTATTGGCGGTGGAGTGGTTTACGATTCAGTCGGCAGTTCTGAATATGAAGAAGCTTTACTGAAGACTAAATTTTTTATTGAGGGGCTTGCTAAATTCGAGTTGATAGAAACTCTTTTGTTGGTTAACGGCAACTATCATTTTCTAAAGCTGCATCTAGCCCGATTAAAAAAATCAAGTGAGTATTTTTTAGTGCCCTTAGACATAAGAAAGGCTAAAGACCAGCTAGAAAAGGTGACTTCTACGGCCAACGGTGAGTTTAAGGTTAGATTATCGGTTTCCTTGCAAGGAGAGGTTAGGGTTAGAAAGGAACTTTTGAAAAAAATAGTTTGCCCGGTTAAGGTTAAGATATCCCGGTCAAGAACAGATTCTAGCGATGTCTATTTGTATCACAAAACAACTAAGCGTAAACTTTACGATCAAGAGAGGCTTGAGGCTAGCCGGAAAGGATTTTTTGAAGTAATTTTTTTAAATACCAGGGGAGAATTAACGGAAGGCGCGATAAGTAACATATTTATTTTAAAAAAAGGGCAGCTCTATACCCCAGCTTTAAAATCTGGTTTGCTTCCGGGAGTTCTTCGTGAACATCTTTTAAAAAAAGAAAGGGCCAAAGAGAAGGTTTTGTATCTTAAAGATTTTGTCGAAGCTGACAAGGTGTATATTGGAAACTCTCTGCGTGGGTTGCTTGAGGCTGAAGTTGTTATTCCGGATAAATTAGTAAAAGCGATTGAGAAAACACAAGTTTCTTGA
- a CDS encoding sulfotransferase → MFPDFLVIGAMKSGTSWLRRNLKQHPDIWMPPLKELHYFNRAEFYQPICRSVRGRFLARFIGTDRLSKALRKLLIQRIKGNIGWFSWESMLWDFRYFFGKYDDEWCASLFEFGKGKVTGEASPTYANLKPEEIKRISKIMPKVKIIYILRNPINRTWSNLKHLAREARRRVNTYSQGELVGMIEKGSVKIVSEYLQVIDNWQANFSKEQIFIGFFDEIVRDPEGILLRLYKFFGGKRR, encoded by the coding sequence ATGTTTCCAGATTTTTTAGTAATTGGAGCAATGAAGTCGGGGACCTCTTGGTTAAGGAGAAATTTAAAGCAACACCCCGATATTTGGATGCCGCCGCTAAAAGAACTTCATTATTTTAATCGGGCGGAATTTTATCAACCTATTTGTCGATCAGTCCGCGGTAGGTTTCTTGCTAGGTTTATTGGTACAGATAGATTAAGTAAAGCCTTAAGAAAACTCCTCATACAGAGAATTAAGGGAAATATAGGTTGGTTTTCTTGGGAAAGTATGCTTTGGGATTTCCGATATTTTTTTGGAAAATATGACGACGAATGGTGCGCTAGTTTATTTGAGTTTGGCAAGGGAAAGGTGACCGGTGAAGCCAGTCCAACCTATGCAAATCTCAAGCCTGAAGAGATTAAACGTATTAGCAAGATCATGCCGAAAGTCAAGATTATCTATATTCTGCGTAATCCTATCAATAGAACATGGTCAAACCTTAAACATTTAGCTAGGGAAGCCAGGCGCCGAGTTAATACCTATTCCCAAGGTGAGCTGGTTGGAATGATCGAAAAAGGTAGCGTCAAGATTGTGTCAGAGTATTTGCAAGTGATTGATAATTGGCAAGCTAATTTTTCTAAAGAGCAGATTTTTATAGGATTTTTTGACGAGATAGTAAGAGATCCGGAAGGTATTTTGTTGCGGCTGTATAAATTTTTTGGGGGTAAACGCAGATAG